DNA from Arthrobacter sp. FW305-BF8:
AGCGCGTGGCCCGCGCAGGCGCCGGTGCCGGCCGCCCCGCCCGCCGCTACGTCCTCAGCTCCCAGGGCCAGTCCTCGCTGGGCGACGATTACCTGAACATTGCCACCCTGGCGCTCAAGCAGCTCGGCGTGATGGCTGGGGACGAAGCCGTCCGCAAGTTCGCCGTCGAGCGTTTCGCGGAGATGGAACGCCGCTACGCCCCCGAGGTGGAAGCCGCCGGAACGGACACCACGGCGCGTGCGCAGGCCCTGTCTGCCGCCCTGTCCCGGGACGGCTTCGTCGCTTCCACTGCGTCCATTGAAGCCAAGGCCCCGCTGCCGGCGGCGCTGTCCAGCGTCCAGCTGTGCCAGGGCCATTGCCCCATCCAGCAGCTGGCCACCCAGTTTCCCGTGTTCTGCGACGCGGAAACGGAAATGTTTTCGCGCCTCGTTGGTGTCGATGTCCGCAGGCTTTCCACGCTTGCCCGCGGGGGACACGTCTGCACCACCCATATACCCACAGGCCGTCCGGCCGTGACGGTGGCCGCGGCCACCGGTGACGCGCCGGACAACCTGGACGAAGTATCCAACCATCTGCAAGAAAGGCCGTGATGACGGACCAACTATCAGAGAAGAAGGTTGCCGAGCCTGGTGTTATCGCCGAGATTCTGGAGAAGAATCCCGAGCTGCACGGCATCGGAACCTATGAGTACGGCTGGGCCGACAAGAACGACGTCGGCGCTAACGCCCGCCGCGGCCTCAACGAGGACGTGGTCCGCGACATCTCGGCCAAAAAGAGCGAGCCGGAATGGATGCTGGACCTCCGCCTGAAGGGTCTGAAGTACTTTGACCGCAAGCCCATGCCCACCTGGGGCGCGGACCTGTCCGGCATCGACTTCGACAACATCAAGTACTTCGTGCGTTCCACCGAGAAGCAGGCCGCTTCCTGGGAGGACCTGCCCGAGGACATTCGCAACACGTACGAGAAGCTCGGCATTCCGGAAGCTGAGCGCAGCCGCCTGGTCTCCGGTGTGGCAGCCCAGTACGAGTCCGAGGTCGTGTACCACCAGATCCGCGAGGACCTTGAGGCCCAGGGCGTCATCTTCCTGGACACGGACACCGCGCTGCGCGAGCACCCGGAGATCTTCCAGGAGTACTTCGGCACCATCATCCCGGTGGGCGACAACAAGTTCGCCTCGCTGAACACGGCCGTATGGTCCGGCGGTTCCTTCGTGTACGTGCCCAAGGGCGTGCACGTCGACATCCCGCTGCAGGCTTACTTCCGCATCAACACGGAAAACATGGGCCAGTTCGAGCGCACGCTGATCATCGCCGACGAGGACTCCTACGTCCACTACATCGAAGGCTGCACGGCGCCGATCTACACCTCGGACTCGCTGCACTCGGCCGTCGTCGAGATCGTGGTCAAGAAGGGCGCCCGCGTCCGGTACACCACCATCCAGAACTGGTCCAACAACGTGTACAACCTCGTGACCAAGCGCGCCATCTGCGAAGAGGGCGGCACCATGGAGTGGATCGATGGCAACATCGGCTCCAAGGTCACCATGAAGTACCCGGCCGTCTACCTCACGGGCGAGCACGCCAAGGGCGAGACCCTGTCCATCGCGTTCGCCGGCGAGGGCCAGCACCAGGACACCGGCTCCAAGATGGTGCACATCGCGCCGAACACGAAGAGCTCCATCATCTCCAAATCCGTTGCCCGCGGCGGCGGACGCGCGGCCTACCGTGGCCTGGTCCAGATCCGCGAGGGTGCCAAGCACTCCGCGAACACGGTGCGCTGCGACGCGCTACTGGTGGACACCATCAGCCGCTCGGACACCTACCCATACATCGACATCCGTGAGGATGACGTGCAGCTGGGGCACGAGGCAACCGTCTCGCGCGTCTCCGAGGAGCAGCTCTTCTACCTCATGTCCCGCGGCATGCGCGAAGACGAAGCCATGGCCATGATCGTGCGCGGCTTCATCGAGCCGATCGCCCGCGAGCTGCCGATGGAATACGCCCTCGAGCTGAACCGCCTCATTGAACTCCAGATGGAAGGATCCGTCGGTTAATGACTGCCGAAATTACTACTGAAAAGGCCCGCATCGGGGCGCCTTCCATCGCAGGTTTCACCGAGGAAGGCGAGGGCCTGGTCTCCGCCAAGGTGGACCACAGCCACAACCACGGCGTCACCGTCATGTCTTCGCGCGCCGAACGGCTCACGAGCTTCGACGTCGCCGACTTCGCGCTGCCCACCGGCCGTGAAGAGGAATGGCGCTTCACCCCGGTCCGCGGACTGGCCAACCTGTTCTCGGACGCAGCCACGGATGGCGACGCGGCCGCGTTCACCGTGGAAGCCCCCGAAGGCTACGTCCGCGGCAGCCTGGCACAGGGAGCCGCCCCACGCGGCACCGTCCTGGCCCCCGCCGACCGGGCCGCCGTCGTCGCCTCCGCCAACACGGATGAGGCCCTGCACGTGGTCATCCCGGCCGACGCCGAACCGGCTGAGCCGGTGCGCATCCTGGTCGACGGTGCGGGCGCAGGCCGCCGCTCCAACGCACACTTCGTGCTGGAAGCCGGCGCCAACTCCCGCAGCGTCGTCATCGTGGAACACACGGGCGCGGCGGACCACAACGGCAACCTGGAAGTGATCGTCGGCGACGGCGCGCACCTCACCGTGATTTCCGTGCAACTCTGGGAAGACAACGCTCGGCACCTGGGCCAGCACGACGCCCAGGTGGGCAAGGACGCCGTCTACAAGCACATCGCCGTTTCCCTTGGCGGTTCCGTGGTACGCCTGAACTCCAACGTCCGCTTCTCCGGTGAGGGCGCCGAGGCCGAGCTGCTGGGCCTCTACTTCGCCGACGCCGGCCAGCACCTGGAGCACCGGTCCTTCGTTGACCACAACGTGGCCAACTGCAAGTCCAACGTGCTCTACAAGGGTGCCCTGCAGGGCAAGAACGCGCACACTGTCTGGGTGGGCGACGTGCTGATCCAGAAGCAGGCCCTGGGCACCGACTCGTACGAGAAGAACCAGAACCTGGTGCTCACCGACGGCTGCCGCGCGGACTCCGTGCCCAACCTCGAAATCGAGACGGGCCTCATCGAGGGTGCCGGCCACGCCAGCTCCACCGGACGTTTCGACGACGAGCACCTGTTCTACCTCATGGCCCGCGGCATTCCCGAAGATGTGGCACGGCGTCTGGTCGTTCGCGGCTTCCTCAACGAGATCATCCAGCAGATCAAGGTTCCGGCACTCGAAGAGCGCCTGACCGAGGAAGTCGAGCGCGAGCTCGCCGCCCACGAGAACTGACCGTACGGACCAGGCCCGGCCCAACCAGCCGGAAACGACAGCACAGGACAACGGATGACTGAACAGCCAAAGGGCGAACTCGTCTGCAACGCAAACGAGATCCAGCCCAAGCAGGCCCTGCGGATCCTGATCGACGACTACCCGGTCGCGATCGTCAAGGACTCGATGGGAGAGATCCACGCAATCGGTGATACGTGCTCGCACGCCGACATCTCGCTTTCCGAGGGCGAGGTGGAGGGCTGCGCCATCGAGTGCTGGGGGCACGGCTCCCAGTTCGACCTGCGCTCCGGCGAACCCCTGCAGCTGCCGGCCTACGACCCCGTTCCGGTGTTCGCGGTGGAGATTCACGGAGACGGCGTTTACGTGGACACCACCAACGTCCTGAACGGCGCCGAAACGCCGAACTTCAGCTAATCCGGCAGCCCAGCCTGAAGCCCAGCCGGGCCTGCGCCAGAACCTAACAACTTCCAGACTAATGACCGCACCGCCGACAGAACGGCAGGTGCAGAGGAGAACAAGACACATGTCTACTCTTGAGATCAAGGACCTGCACGTCAGCATCGACACCGAGCAGGGCACCAAGGAGATCCTGAAGGGCGTCAGCCTGACCATCCGCACCGGTGAGACGCACGCCATCATGGGCCCCAACGGCTCCGGCAAGTCCACGCTGGCCTCCACCATTGCTGGCCACCCCCGCTACAACGTCACCGGCGGCACCATCACGCTGGACGGCGAAGATGTGCTGGCCATGAGCGTCGACGAGCGCGCCCGCGCCGGCGTCTTCCTGGCCATGCAGTACCCGGTTGAGGTTCCGGGTGTCACCATGACCAACTTCCTGCGGACCGCCAAGACCGCCATCGACGGCGAAGCCCCGGCACTGCGCACCTGGACCAAGGACGTCAAGGCCGCAATGCAGCAGCTGCGCATCGACGCCGACTTCGCCCAGCGCAACGTCAACGAAGGCTTCTCCGGCGGTGAGAAGAAGCGCGTGGAGATCCTGCAACTGGAACTCTTCAAGCCGAAGTTCGCCGTGCTCGACGAGACCGACTCCGGCCTCGACGTCGACGCCCTCAAGGTCGTCTCCGAAGGCGTCAACCGCGCGCACGCCACCGGCAACATGGGCACACTGCTCATCACGCACTACACCCGCATCCTGCGCTATATCAAGCCTGACTTCGTACACGTGTTCGTGAACGGCCAGGTTGTGGAAGAGGGCGGCCCGGAACTGGCCGACCGCCTGGAAGAAGAAGGCTACGACCGCTACGTCGGTGCTGCCGGAACCGCCACGGCTGCCGCAGCGGTCCAGGCCTAGTTAGGACTGACTGACCATGACCGAAATCGACGCAGCCCGCACCGGGCTGGAGGATGTCGAAGAGGCACTCAAGGACGTCATCGACCCCGAGCTCGGGGTTAACATCGTGGACCTGGGCCTGCTGTACGGCCTGAAGTACTCGGAGGACGACGGCGCCCTGCTGATCGACATGACCCTCACCACGGCGGCCTGCCCCCTGACCGACGTGCTCGAGGAGCAGGTTGGAAAGGCGCTTGACGGCGTAGTGGACGACTGGCGCCTGAACTGGGTATGGATGCCGCCATGGGGTCCGGAGCGGATCACCGACGACGGCAAGGACCAGATGCGGGCCCTCGGCTTCAACATCTGATCCCAAAGTACGGCGACTCCCAAAGTACGGCGACGGCCGGTCACCTTCTTCACGAAGGTGGCCGGCCGTCGTCGTCCCCACCGGCCCCCTAACCTCGCAAGCTCGGCCAGGGAACCCGGCCGACGTGGGCCCAGGGGTTCAGAGTGTTGCCGCGCTGAACGTGTCGCACTGGTTGATGTCGCCGGTCTTGTAGCCCTGGTAGAACCACTTCTGCCGCTGCGCGCTGGAGCCATGCGTCCAGCCCTCCGGCGTGACGCGGCCCGTGGCGGCCTTCTGGATCCGGTCGTCACCGACTGCGGAGGCTGCCGAGAGCGCGTCGTTCAGGTCCTGCTGCTTGAGCGGCTCAAGGAAGGGTTTGCCGGTCTTCGGGTCCTTCTGCGTGGTGGCGTACCGGGTCCAAAGCCCTGCATAGCAGTCGGCCTGCAACTCCACCCGGACCGCGCCGGATTCCGCGCCCTGCGGATCCTGCTGCGCCTTGTCCAGGTCGCCGAGGATGTTCTGGATGTGGTGGCCAAACTCATGGGCCACCACATATTCCTGGGCCAGGGGCCCGCCCGAGGAGCCGAAGCGGGTGACGAGGTCCTGGAAGAACCCTGGATCAAAGTAGGCGGTGGTGTCCGCCGGGCAGTAGAACGGGCCAACTTCGGACGTGGCTGCACCGCAGCCGGTGCGCGTGCCGCCCTCGAACAGCACAGTCTTGGGCCGGGGGTACTTCACGTTGTACTCGGCGAGGTAGGCGGGCCAGAAGGCATTCAGGCTGTTGACCGTTCCGGTGATGCGGCAGTCGAGGCGCTGATCTGCATCGGAGCCAAGTTTGCACTCGGCCGGAGCCGTTCCCTGGCTTTGGCCGGGCTGTTCCTGGCCGCTGCCCAGGAGTGGGCCCAGCATTTGCGGGTTGATCCCGAACAGGGCGGCAAGGAGCAGGACGACGCCGCCGCCGATGCCTCCGCCGATTTTCGCGCCGCGGCCCGCTCCGCCGCCGCGCCTGTCTTCCACCTGGGATGGGTCCAGCTCGACCCCGTCATTGAAGCTCATGTTGTCACAATAGTCTTTGGAGCAAGGCTGTGGTGGGTGCCGCCGGGTAAAGTTGGTCCGATGCCTTTTCTCAACAATCTTCAGCGTTGGGCCGATGAACGCCCCGACGACACCGCCGTCGTCGTGGCCGGACAACGTCTCAGCTGGGCCGGACTGCGCGACGGTGCGCAGGCCGCCGCAGCCTCCAGTACAGCCCGTGTCACGGTTCTCGCCCAACCGAACTCCACCCAGTTCGCCGTTGAGTTCGCCGCTGCCGTCGCCGGTGACCGCGAGTGCGCGGTTTTGGACCCCACCTGGCCCCACGCGCTGCGGGACGAGATTGTCCAGCGGCTGGGCAGTGGTCCCAACGGCCGTGGTGTCAACGGCAGCGGCGTTGACCCGTTTCCGGGGAGCGCCGACACCGGTCTGGCGGACGGGGATCCGGCGTCCTCGTTCCTCATCGGCCTGACCTCCGGCACCACCTCCGTGCCCAAGGCCTTCACCCGCTCGCGCCGCTCCTGGCAGCAGTCGTTCGAGGCCTCCATGGAATTTTTCGGGCTGAGCCAGCAGGACAAAACGCTCGCACCGGGCCCGCTGGCCGCCAGCCTCAACCTGTACGCCTTGGCCGAATGCCTGTACGCCGGTTCTGAGTTCCACACCCTGGAATCTTTCGACGTCGGGGACGTCCACGCCGCCATCACCCATGACGGCATCACCCGGCTGGTGCTGGTGCCCACCATGCTGCGGCTGCTCAGCGAACGCGGACTGCTGGGCTGCGTGGACGCCTCTGGCGTCCGGACCATCATCTGTGCGGGCTCGAAGCTGGATGCGCGCACACTGGAGGCGGCCCGCCGGTGGGCCCCGCACGCCACCATCTTCGAGTACTACGGTGCGTCGGAGCTCAGTTTTGTCTCCGGCGCCGGCCTGGCCGCAGGGGAGCCGTTCTCTGCCGGGAGCACCGCGATCGGCCGGCCGTTCCCGGGCGTCGAGGTGCGGATCCTTGACGACTCGGGAAACGGGCTCCCCGACGGGGCCGCAGGCAACATCAGCGTCCAAAGCGGCATGGTCAGCAACGGCTACCTGTGGGGCGACGACGGCCAGGCGCTGCGCTGCTTCGACGGCTGGTTCACTGTGGGGGACCAGGGCTACCTGTCGGACGGGGTGCTGCACATCCTCGGCCGGCGCGCGGACATGATCATCACCGCAGGCAAGAACGTCTACCCCCACGAGGTCGAGCTGGCGCTGTCCTCCGTCCCCGGGGTGGCCTCGGCCATCGCTGCAGGCATGGACGACGACCTCCGCGGGCAGCGCGTGGTGGCCGGCATCGTTCCCTCACACGGCGGAGTCACCGCCACCCAGCTCAAAACCGGACTGGAGGACGTCCTGGCCAAGGACAAGCGGCCGCTGCAGTACTACGCCCTGGATGAGCTTCCAGTAACGGACCGCGGAAAGGTGAGCCGGCGGCTGCTGCTCGACTGGATAGCGGCCCGCGACAGCCGGGTCCGGCACCTTGTCTAGGAGCGCGGCGCCTAGGGTCACGGCGTCAGGCGTGCAGCTCGAGCTGCCTGATGACCGGCAACCGGTGATCATCGCGGCGCTGCGCACGCCCATCTGCCGGGCGAACGGTGCGCTGAAGCACCTGCGCTCCCACGAGCTCCTGGCCCCGGTCCTCAGCGCGCTGCTGACTGACACGGGTGTGGACGCGGGCGAGGTGGCTGACGTCGTCGTCGGCAACGCCGTGGGCGCGGGCGGCAACGTCGCGCGGCTTACGGCCCTTGAAGCCGGCCTGCCCGTCACCGTTCCCGGCCTCACCGTCGACCGGCAGTGCGGCTCCGGCCTCGACGCAATCGTCCTCGCATCGCGGCTCGTCGCGGCTGGCGGCGGCACGTACCTTGCGGGCGGCGTCGAAAGCATCAGCACCGCGCCGCTGCGCGCACACCGGAACGACGACGGCGAAGCCGCCTTCTTTAGCCGCGCACAGTTTGCGCCGCACGGCCACGGGGACCCCGACATGGGAGTCGCGGCCGAGAACGTGGCCCGGGAGTACGGCATCAGCCGCGCCCGGCAGGACGAGTTTGCGCTGCGCAGCCACCGCAGGGCTGTGGCTGCGCAGGCCAAGGGCACGTTTGCCCGGGAGACAGTGGCGCTGCCGGCCGACTCTGGATCAGCGGCAATAACGGCCGACGACGGTCCCCGCCCCAAACTGAATGAGGCCCTGATGGCGCGGTTCCCCGCGGCATTCGTGGAATCCGGCTCTGTCACCGCCGGAAATTCGTGCTTCGACGCGGACGGGGCAGCCGCCGTCGTCATCACCTCGCTGGCCAGGGCCCGGGAACTGGGCGCTGCCGACGCCCTGGCGGTACTCGGCACGGAGACCGCCGGGGTGGAACCGAAGCTGCTGGGCATCGGCGCCGCGGCCGCCGCCTCGCGCCTGCTGGCTGCTAAGTCCGTGGATGCCGCGGACGTGGACCTCGTGGAATTCAACGAGGCTTTCGCCTCGCAGACCATCGCCTGCCTGGACCGCCTCGGGATCGACTCCCTTCGGGCCAACGCCGACGGCGGGGCGCTGGCTTTGGGCCACGCCTACGGGGCGTCCGGCGCCGTGCTGGTCACGAGGCTGCTCGCGCAGGCCCGGCAGGTACCGAATCAAACACCCTCCGCCCAAGGAAAGCTCGCCCTGGCGATGATCAGCATCGCCGGCGGCATGGGCACGGCGGCGCTGTTCCGCCACATTCGGCTCTAGGTCCGGCAGGCGAACCCACGGAGTGCATCCGCTCGTCCGGCGCAGGCATGCTAACCCTCCGGGGTGGTCCTGACGGCGATTATTGCCACGTGCGGCCGACATTCCGGTTCAGTGCGGACATGGACTTCCTGAACTTTAAACCCTGTGGCGAGTAGGTGCTGGCTCATTGCGCCCACGGACCAGTAGTACGCGGTCGTGACGGCGTGCGGGAACGGTTCGCCGGCGGGACCCTCGAAGAATCCGAGAAGGATGCTGCCTTCCGGCTTTACGCAACGGGCAAACTCACGAAGAACGAGAGGCAATGCAGCTGGCGAAAGATGGATCAACGAATACCACGCAAGGATGCCTGCCAGCCGTCCGTCCGGAACTCCTAACGCCCGGAGTGTTGCCATCCGAAACCGTGTCGCCGGGAACCGGCTTCGCGCCTTGTCGATGAAGAGGGGAACCAGATCGATGCCCTCAACGTCTGCACCATGGTTCGCGAGAAGTGCCGTCCAGTGGCCTGGACCGCAGCCTGCATCGATGGCTGGGCCACGGAGGGATTTACCCCAGCCGGCGATAAGCCGCTGATCCTCCTCATGGGCTGCGTCAGTTGTCCCGAGCAGCGCCGTGTACTCCGCTGCTCGAGTGGCGTACGCGTGCTGAACCATAATGTCCGTCATCGTGCGAGCCTACCTACGCCTGTCACGGGCTGTCGGCCCGTCGCTATCGCGGTTTCCGCATGGCTCCCTGGCCTGTCGCCAAAAAAGTCGCGACACCCAGGATGAAGGAGGTGGCGATGGCTGCTGGCAACGGGATATTGCCGTTCACCCAAAGGGCGCCGAATAGCGATATCGCCGCCACTAAAAGCCCTGCGAATGCAGCAAATACCTTGGTCTTATTCCTCGTCCACATGCGGAACAGCTTACCGATGGATCCGGAAGGAGCTGAGGCGTCCGGGCCGCGCGGCCCGGCTGGCGGTGAGCTTGCACTTACTGGGATGCGGTGATGACCATCGCAAGAACTGAAAGAATCCCGACGGCGATCACCGGCTTGTTCCACGTTGACGTGACACTATCTCGCGCACAGGCGACTCCGCCGGTGCGGGCATGATGCCAGGCGGCCACGACGGCGTCCTGTCCGGTTTTCGCTTCGGGCTCGCTGACCCGCTCGTTGCTCGGCAAAATGCTGTAGGGGCGGCTCTTCAAATCGCTCAGATGCTGGAAGCCTGCTCCAAGCGCTGCAGTCGGCGTGGGGGCGCCCCAACTGACATACTTCCTGCCCGCCGCCCAGATGACCGTGGTGAAGCGAACCTCGATGTCCTCTATTGTCCCGAACG
Protein-coding regions in this window:
- a CDS encoding helix-turn-helix transcriptional regulator, which produces MYSMTNTTSVPLAGQSAPTGALRGGKRAALASVPAAADADERTRDRVLSAVLEHGPVSAAELGDLLGFTPAAVRRHLDHLSRAGVIEVKRVARAGAGAGRPARRYVLSSQGQSSLGDDYLNIATLALKQLGVMAGDEAVRKFAVERFAEMERRYAPEVEAAGTDTTARAQALSAALSRDGFVASTASIEAKAPLPAALSSVQLCQGHCPIQQLATQFPVFCDAETEMFSRLVGVDVRRLSTLARGGHVCTTHIPTGRPAVTVAAATGDAPDNLDEVSNHLQERP
- the sufB gene encoding Fe-S cluster assembly protein SufB, whose protein sequence is MTDQLSEKKVAEPGVIAEILEKNPELHGIGTYEYGWADKNDVGANARRGLNEDVVRDISAKKSEPEWMLDLRLKGLKYFDRKPMPTWGADLSGIDFDNIKYFVRSTEKQAASWEDLPEDIRNTYEKLGIPEAERSRLVSGVAAQYESEVVYHQIREDLEAQGVIFLDTDTALREHPEIFQEYFGTIIPVGDNKFASLNTAVWSGGSFVYVPKGVHVDIPLQAYFRINTENMGQFERTLIIADEDSYVHYIEGCTAPIYTSDSLHSAVVEIVVKKGARVRYTTIQNWSNNVYNLVTKRAICEEGGTMEWIDGNIGSKVTMKYPAVYLTGEHAKGETLSIAFAGEGQHQDTGSKMVHIAPNTKSSIISKSVARGGGRAAYRGLVQIREGAKHSANTVRCDALLVDTISRSDTYPYIDIREDDVQLGHEATVSRVSEEQLFYLMSRGMREDEAMAMIVRGFIEPIARELPMEYALELNRLIELQMEGSVG
- the sufD gene encoding Fe-S cluster assembly protein SufD, producing the protein MTAEITTEKARIGAPSIAGFTEEGEGLVSAKVDHSHNHGVTVMSSRAERLTSFDVADFALPTGREEEWRFTPVRGLANLFSDAATDGDAAAFTVEAPEGYVRGSLAQGAAPRGTVLAPADRAAVVASANTDEALHVVIPADAEPAEPVRILVDGAGAGRRSNAHFVLEAGANSRSVVIVEHTGAADHNGNLEVIVGDGAHLTVISVQLWEDNARHLGQHDAQVGKDAVYKHIAVSLGGSVVRLNSNVRFSGEGAEAELLGLYFADAGQHLEHRSFVDHNVANCKSNVLYKGALQGKNAHTVWVGDVLIQKQALGTDSYEKNQNLVLTDGCRADSVPNLEIETGLIEGAGHASSTGRFDDEHLFYLMARGIPEDVARRLVVRGFLNEIIQQIKVPALEERLTEEVERELAAHEN
- a CDS encoding non-heme iron oxygenase ferredoxin subunit; protein product: MTEQPKGELVCNANEIQPKQALRILIDDYPVAIVKDSMGEIHAIGDTCSHADISLSEGEVEGCAIECWGHGSQFDLRSGEPLQLPAYDPVPVFAVEIHGDGVYVDTTNVLNGAETPNFS
- the sufC gene encoding Fe-S cluster assembly ATPase SufC, whose translation is MSTLEIKDLHVSIDTEQGTKEILKGVSLTIRTGETHAIMGPNGSGKSTLASTIAGHPRYNVTGGTITLDGEDVLAMSVDERARAGVFLAMQYPVEVPGVTMTNFLRTAKTAIDGEAPALRTWTKDVKAAMQQLRIDADFAQRNVNEGFSGGEKKRVEILQLELFKPKFAVLDETDSGLDVDALKVVSEGVNRAHATGNMGTLLITHYTRILRYIKPDFVHVFVNGQVVEEGGPELADRLEEEGYDRYVGAAGTATAAAAVQA
- a CDS encoding metal-sulfur cluster assembly factor; translation: MTEIDAARTGLEDVEEALKDVIDPELGVNIVDLGLLYGLKYSEDDGALLIDMTLTTAACPLTDVLEEQVGKALDGVVDDWRLNWVWMPPWGPERITDDGKDQMRALGFNI
- the ypfJ gene encoding KPN_02809 family neutral zinc metallopeptidase, whose amino-acid sequence is MSFNDGVELDPSQVEDRRGGGAGRGAKIGGGIGGGVVLLLAALFGINPQMLGPLLGSGQEQPGQSQGTAPAECKLGSDADQRLDCRITGTVNSLNAFWPAYLAEYNVKYPRPKTVLFEGGTRTGCGAATSEVGPFYCPADTTAYFDPGFFQDLVTRFGSSGGPLAQEYVVAHEFGHHIQNILGDLDKAQQDPQGAESGAVRVELQADCYAGLWTRYATTQKDPKTGKPFLEPLKQQDLNDALSAASAVGDDRIQKAATGRVTPEGWTHGSSAQRQKWFYQGYKTGDINQCDTFSAATL
- a CDS encoding class I adenylate-forming enzyme family protein; protein product: MPFLNNLQRWADERPDDTAVVVAGQRLSWAGLRDGAQAAAASSTARVTVLAQPNSTQFAVEFAAAVAGDRECAVLDPTWPHALRDEIVQRLGSGPNGRGVNGSGVDPFPGSADTGLADGDPASSFLIGLTSGTTSVPKAFTRSRRSWQQSFEASMEFFGLSQQDKTLAPGPLAASLNLYALAECLYAGSEFHTLESFDVGDVHAAITHDGITRLVLVPTMLRLLSERGLLGCVDASGVRTIICAGSKLDARTLEAARRWAPHATIFEYYGASELSFVSGAGLAAGEPFSAGSTAIGRPFPGVEVRILDDSGNGLPDGAAGNISVQSGMVSNGYLWGDDGQALRCFDGWFTVGDQGYLSDGVLHILGRRADMIITAGKNVYPHEVELALSSVPGVASAIAAGMDDDLRGQRVVAGIVPSHGGVTATQLKTGLEDVLAKDKRPLQYYALDELPVTDRGKVSRRLLLDWIAARDSRVRHLV
- a CDS encoding thiolase family protein — protein: MQLELPDDRQPVIIAALRTPICRANGALKHLRSHELLAPVLSALLTDTGVDAGEVADVVVGNAVGAGGNVARLTALEAGLPVTVPGLTVDRQCGSGLDAIVLASRLVAAGGGTYLAGGVESISTAPLRAHRNDDGEAAFFSRAQFAPHGHGDPDMGVAAENVAREYGISRARQDEFALRSHRRAVAAQAKGTFARETVALPADSGSAAITADDGPRPKLNEALMARFPAAFVESGSVTAGNSCFDADGAAAVVITSLARARELGAADALAVLGTETAGVEPKLLGIGAAAAASRLLAAKSVDAADVDLVEFNEAFASQTIACLDRLGIDSLRANADGGALALGHAYGASGAVLVTRLLAQARQVPNQTPSAQGKLALAMISIAGGMGTAALFRHIRL
- a CDS encoding class I SAM-dependent methyltransferase produces the protein MTDIMVQHAYATRAAEYTALLGTTDAAHEEDQRLIAGWGKSLRGPAIDAGCGPGHWTALLANHGADVEGIDLVPLFIDKARSRFPATRFRMATLRALGVPDGRLAGILAWYSLIHLSPAALPLVLREFARCVKPEGSILLGFFEGPAGEPFPHAVTTAYYWSVGAMSQHLLATGFKVQEVHVRTEPECRPHVAIIAVRTTPEG